From Streptomyces sp. NBC_00370, a single genomic window includes:
- the mtrA gene encoding two-component system response regulator MtrA, giving the protein MKGRVLVVDDDTALAEMLGIVLRGEGFEPSFVADGDKALAAFREAKPDLVLLDLMLPGRDGIEVCRLIRAESGVPIVMLTAKSDTVDVVVGLESGADDYIVKPFKPKELVARIRARLRRSEEPAPEQLTIGDLVIDVAGHSVKREGQSIALTPLEFDLLVALARKPWQVFTREVLLEQVWGYRHAADTRLVNVHVQRLRSKVEKDPERPEIVVTVRGVGYKAGPS; this is encoded by the coding sequence ATGAAGGGACGCGTCCTCGTCGTCGATGACGACACCGCACTGGCCGAGATGCTCGGGATTGTGCTGCGTGGTGAAGGGTTCGAGCCGTCGTTCGTGGCGGACGGCGACAAAGCGCTTGCCGCATTCCGTGAGGCGAAGCCTGATCTGGTGCTGCTGGATCTCATGCTTCCCGGCCGGGACGGCATCGAGGTGTGCCGGCTCATCCGGGCCGAGTCCGGGGTGCCGATCGTCATGCTGACGGCCAAGAGCGACACCGTCGACGTGGTTGTCGGTCTTGAGTCCGGCGCCGATGACTACATCGTCAAGCCGTTCAAGCCCAAGGAGCTGGTGGCGCGCATCAGGGCGCGGCTGCGCAGGTCCGAGGAGCCGGCTCCGGAGCAGCTGACCATCGGCGATCTGGTCATCGATGTGGCAGGGCACTCGGTGAAGCGGGAGGGGCAGTCCATCGCTCTGACGCCGCTGGAGTTCGACCTGCTCGTCGCGCTGGCCCGTAAGCCGTGGCAGGTGTTCACCCGTGAGGTGCTGCTGGAGCAGGTGTGGGGGTACCGGCACGCCGCGGACACCCGACTGGTCAATGTCCATGTGCAGCGGCTGCGTTCCAAGGTCGAGAAGGACCCGGAGCGGCCCGAGATCGTGGTGACCGTCCGTGGTGTCGGCTACAAGGCAGGACCGAGCTGA
- the mtnA gene encoding S-methyl-5-thioribose-1-phosphate isomerase: MADQYVQKPVGAEPSMLPTLRWDEPPEGPVLVLLDQTRLPVEEAEFVCTDVPALVQAIRTLVVRGAPVLGIAGAYGVALAAARGFDVEDAAEILAQARPTAVNLGLGVRRARDAYRAAADKGADLEQAAAAALAEARLLHQEDAQASAQMAEAGLTLLDELLPGGNHRILTHCNTGALVSGGDGTAFAVALSAHRAGRLRRLWVDETRPLLQGSRLTAYEAARSGMAYTLLTDNAAGSLFAAGEVDAVLVGADRIAADGSVANKVGSYPLAVLAKYHNVPFVVVAPTTTIDLETPDGASIEVEQRPGQEVTELTAPQLASAGAEATGMPVAPLGTQAYNPAFDITPPELVTAIVTEHGVLSPVTGAALVELAARSRRVTTG, from the coding sequence ATGGCTGATCAGTACGTACAGAAGCCCGTCGGCGCAGAGCCGTCCATGCTCCCCACGCTTCGCTGGGACGAGCCGCCGGAGGGGCCCGTGCTGGTCCTCCTCGACCAGACGAGACTGCCGGTCGAAGAAGCGGAGTTCGTCTGTACGGACGTGCCTGCCTTGGTGCAGGCGATCCGGACGCTCGTCGTGCGGGGTGCGCCGGTGCTGGGGATCGCCGGTGCCTACGGGGTGGCGCTCGCGGCGGCGCGGGGCTTCGACGTGGAGGACGCAGCGGAGATCCTGGCGCAGGCGCGGCCCACCGCGGTCAATCTCGGCCTCGGCGTACGGCGGGCCCGCGACGCGTACCGGGCCGCTGCGGACAAGGGCGCGGATCTGGAGCAGGCGGCGGCTGCCGCGCTCGCCGAGGCGAGGCTGCTGCACCAGGAGGACGCGCAGGCCAGCGCCCAGATGGCGGAGGCCGGGCTGACGCTGCTTGACGAGCTGCTGCCGGGCGGCAACCACCGGATCCTGACGCACTGCAACACCGGGGCGCTCGTCTCGGGCGGGGACGGTACGGCGTTCGCCGTCGCGCTGTCCGCGCACCGGGCGGGCCGGCTGCGGCGGCTGTGGGTGGACGAGACGCGTCCGCTGCTCCAGGGCTCCCGGCTGACGGCGTACGAGGCGGCGCGCAGCGGGATGGCGTACACGCTGCTCACGGACAACGCCGCCGGTTCGCTGTTCGCGGCGGGGGAGGTCGACGCGGTCCTGGTGGGCGCGGACCGGATCGCGGCCGACGGTTCGGTGGCGAACAAGGTGGGGAGCTATCCGCTCGCCGTGCTCGCCAAGTACCACAATGTGCCGTTCGTCGTGGTCGCCCCGACCACGACGATCGACCTGGAGACGCCGGACGGGGCGTCGATCGAGGTGGAGCAGCGGCCTGGGCAGGAGGTGACGGAGCTCACGGCGCCGCAGCTCGCGTCGGCGGGGGCGGAGGCGACCGGGATGCCGGTCGCGCCGCTGGGGACGCAGGCGTACAACCCGGCGTTCGACATCACGCCGCCGGAGTTGGTGACGGCGATCGTGACCGAGCACGGGGTGCTCTCGCCGGTGACGGGGGCCGCGCTCGTCGAGCTGGCGGCCAGGTCACGTCGAGTGACGACCGGTTGA
- the mtrB gene encoding MtrAB system histidine kinase MtrB, translating into MSGGSAAPKPGGPGVRTGRTAGSGRVSAWFGRPGRLLQDGAPGGPVVRLLVRWVRRPLLPAVRLWRRNIQLRVVAATLLMSLGVVLLLGFVVIGQVRNGLLEAKEKAAQSQAAGGFTVAQEKADAPAAPGTRGDSGSGGTPGRNSWRTELVEQLASGGPGAFNVVALSGDATDPGSTNRAPRASGGVDFGSIPADLRAQVGGGKGEFERYAQIKYTDASDARKPEPGLIIGKRLNDVDRNSYELYYLFPLNQEEQSLNLVKGTLATAGLFVVVLLGAIAWLVVRQVVTPVRMAAGIAERLSAGRLQERMKVTGEDDIARLGEAFNKMAQNLQLKIQQLEELSRMQRRFVSDVSHELRTPLTTVRMAADVIHDARMDFDPVTARSAELLGDQLDRFESLLSDLLEISRFDAGAAALEAEPIDLREVVRRVIGGAEPLAERKGTRIRVVGDEQPVVAEADARRVERVLRNLVVNAVEHGEGRDVVVRMAVAGGAVAVAVRDYGVGLKPGEATRVFNRFWRADPARARTTGGTGLGLSIAVEDARLHGGWLQAWGEPGGGSQFRLTLPRTADESLRGSPIPLEPEDSRRNRERSAVGDAQENPHRLASVPAQPRLDRSALPVPPQPDRNATSVDPAALPGNGSRVVARPTGERAGDGSADDSVRDAVGERDTARRASEREDTTRGR; encoded by the coding sequence ATGTCCGGCGGCAGCGCTGCTCCGAAGCCCGGGGGGCCGGGAGTCCGTACGGGGCGGACTGCCGGTTCCGGACGGGTGTCCGCCTGGTTCGGCCGGCCCGGCAGGCTGCTCCAGGACGGTGCGCCCGGCGGGCCCGTCGTGCGGCTCCTGGTGCGCTGGGTGAGGCGGCCGCTGCTGCCCGCCGTGCGGCTGTGGCGGCGCAACATCCAGCTGCGGGTCGTCGCGGCGACGCTGCTGATGTCGCTCGGTGTGGTGCTGCTGCTCGGGTTCGTGGTCATCGGGCAGGTGCGCAACGGCCTGCTGGAGGCCAAGGAGAAGGCGGCGCAGAGCCAGGCGGCCGGTGGTTTCACCGTGGCGCAGGAGAAGGCCGACGCGCCCGCTGCGCCGGGTACCAGGGGCGACAGCGGCTCGGGCGGTACGCCGGGCCGTAACTCCTGGCGGACCGAGCTGGTCGAGCAGCTCGCCAGCGGTGGCCCCGGTGCCTTCAACGTGGTGGCGCTCAGCGGCGACGCGACGGACCCCGGATCCACCAACCGTGCGCCGCGCGCCTCGGGCGGGGTGGACTTCGGCAGCATCCCGGCGGATCTGCGGGCCCAGGTCGGCGGCGGCAAGGGCGAGTTCGAGCGGTACGCCCAGATCAAGTACACGGACGCGTCCGACGCGCGGAAGCCGGAGCCCGGCCTGATCATCGGCAAGCGGCTCAACGACGTCGACCGCAATTCCTACGAGCTGTACTACCTCTTCCCGCTGAACCAGGAGGAGCAGTCCCTCAACCTGGTCAAGGGCACCCTCGCGACGGCGGGTCTGTTCGTCGTCGTGCTGCTCGGTGCCATCGCCTGGCTGGTGGTCCGGCAGGTCGTCACCCCCGTACGGATGGCAGCCGGCATCGCCGAGCGGCTTTCCGCGGGGCGCCTCCAGGAGCGGATGAAGGTCACCGGCGAGGACGACATCGCGCGGCTCGGCGAGGCGTTCAACAAGATGGCGCAGAACCTCCAGCTCAAGATCCAGCAGCTGGAGGAGCTGTCCAGGATGCAGCGGCGCTTCGTCTCCGACGTCTCGCACGAGCTGCGGACGCCGCTGACGACGGTGCGGATGGCGGCCGACGTCATCCATGACGCGCGGATGGACTTCGACCCGGTGACGGCCCGCTCCGCGGAGCTGCTCGGGGACCAGCTCGACCGTTTCGAGTCGCTGCTGTCGGACCTGCTGGAGATCAGCCGCTTCGACGCGGGCGCGGCGGCGCTGGAGGCCGAGCCGATAGATCTGCGCGAGGTCGTACGGCGGGTCATCGGCGGCGCCGAGCCGCTGGCCGAGCGCAAGGGCACCCGGATCCGGGTCGTCGGTGACGAGCAGCCCGTGGTCGCCGAGGCTGATGCCCGCCGGGTCGAGCGGGTGCTGCGCAATCTCGTCGTCAACGCCGTGGAGCACGGCGAGGGCAGGGACGTCGTGGTCAGGATGGCCGTCGCGGGCGGGGCGGTCGCCGTCGCCGTACGCGACTACGGCGTGGGCCTGAAGCCCGGTGAGGCGACCCGGGTGTTCAACCGCTTCTGGCGCGCCGACCCGGCCAGGGCGCGCACCACGGGCGGCACCGGACTCGGTCTGTCCATCGCCGTCGAGGACGCGCGGCTGCACGGCGGCTGGCTCCAGGCGTGGGGGGAGCCGGGCGGCGGTTCGCAGTTCCGGCTGACCCTGCCGCGCACGGCGGACGAGTCGCTGCGCGGCTCACCCATACCCCTGGAACCCGAGGACTCGCGGCGCAACCGCGAGCGGTCGGCGGTCGGCGACGCCCAGGAGAACCCGCACCGGCTGGCGAGCGTGCCGGCCCAGCCGAGGCTGGACCGCTCGGCGCTGCCGGTGCCGCCCCAGCCGGACCGCAACGCGACGTCGGTCGACCCGGCGGCGCTGCCCGGCAACGGCTCGCGGGTGGTCGCGCGGCCGACGGGCGAGCGGGCGGGCGACGGGTCCGCCGACGACTCCGTGCGCGATGCTGTAGGTGAACGTGACACTGCACGCCGGGCATCGGAGCGGGAGGACACGACTCGTGGGCGCTGA